A genomic segment from Paucidesulfovibrio longus DSM 6739 encodes:
- a CDS encoding PTS sugar transporter subunit IIA: protein MSKSKQGQLVGVVVVTHGSFGASLLEAAELVVGPQENVRAVGVPQESAVDELVVSIRDAVEKCSKGNGVLILTDLFGGTPTTLSLSLLKSFELEVISGVNMPMVVKAIQSRELPLAEMAAQVKSAGRQGIVVAGEMLARRSGAGRQGSGS from the coding sequence ATGTCGAAATCGAAGCAGGGACAGCTTGTCGGCGTTGTGGTCGTGACGCATGGATCGTTCGGCGCAAGCCTTCTCGAAGCGGCCGAACTGGTCGTGGGGCCGCAGGAAAACGTCCGCGCTGTGGGCGTGCCTCAGGAATCGGCAGTGGACGAACTGGTCGTATCCATTCGCGATGCGGTCGAAAAATGCAGCAAGGGAAACGGGGTTCTTATCCTGACCGATCTTTTCGGCGGAACGCCCACGACTCTGAGCCTGTCGCTGCTGAAATCCTTTGAGCTGGAAGTCATTTCCGGCGTCAACATGCCCATGGTGGTCAAGGCCATTCAATCGCGGGAATTGCCGCTCGCGGAAATGGCGGCCCAGGTCAAATCCGCGGGACGACAGGGAATCGTGGTCGCCGGGGAAATGCTTGCGCGCCGCTCCGGCGCCGGTCGGCAGGGAAGCGGCTCATGA
- a CDS encoding PTS sugar transporter subunit IIC, whose protein sequence is MVCADWFFFALFSLFRFSLSIGLLERPLFIGLLWALATGDYDICLKIAIFFELAWLDIIPAGTYIPPHLGAAMFTALALTSLYGLTDTGQIALAMTAGIPMAWLGTRLEAKLRIGQGKCHAMAQQWAERLGSGPFPERIIYLSMLRSFATSWLFFFVSLVILDLLLRMLLGVLGPLLDQMNVDWPHLWLAASLGGLLALRVRRAYAVFFSGAALVGLALIIKAL, encoded by the coding sequence GTGGTTTGCGCTGATTGGTTTTTTTTTGCGCTCTTCTCGCTGTTCCGCTTTTCGCTGAGCATCGGCCTGCTTGAGCGGCCGCTCTTCATCGGCCTGCTCTGGGCCCTGGCAACGGGCGACTACGATATCTGCCTGAAAATCGCCATTTTTTTCGAGCTTGCCTGGCTGGACATCATCCCAGCGGGAACCTACATCCCTCCCCATTTGGGAGCGGCAATGTTTACGGCGCTGGCGCTTACCTCGCTGTACGGCCTGACGGACACGGGCCAGATCGCTCTGGCCATGACCGCCGGCATCCCCATGGCCTGGCTCGGCACGCGACTCGAGGCAAAACTGCGAATCGGGCAGGGCAAGTGCCACGCAATGGCCCAGCAATGGGCGGAACGACTGGGATCCGGGCCTTTCCCGGAACGCATCATCTATTTGTCCATGCTGCGCAGTTTTGCGACGTCCTGGCTCTTCTTTTTCGTCTCGCTGGTCATTTTGGACCTGCTCCTTCGGATGCTGCTCGGCGTACTTGGTCCGCTCCTCGACCAGATGAACGTGGATTGGCCGCATCTCTGGCTCGCGGCAAGCCTCGGCGGCCTGCTCGCGTTGCGCGTTCGGCGCGCCTACGCGGTCTTTTTCAGCGGGGCGGCCCTGGTCGGCCTGGCCTTGATTATCAAGGCGCTATGA
- the rapZ gene encoding RNase adapter RapZ: MKKDVSFPVIVVTGLSGAGKSTALNVFEDLGFFCVDGLPAGMLPKMVELFRGMDKDHRGLALGMDLRQVDFVEEWERASTELAAMGVKVQVVFLETRQDKLLTRYATTRRLHPLESNSLGLEQALEKERQLLGPIRTSADLVIDTTGYSIHDLRRIIQEKWTALEDPGSSMRVHLLTFGFKYGVPIDADLVFDLRFLPNPYFDEKLRPLSGKDPEISEYVLESEIGRSFKERFVNFLCYLLPLFAQEGRYRVTVALGCTGGRHRSVATGEMLNRVLRKAGYAVTLEHRHYELG; encoded by the coding sequence TTGAAGAAAGACGTTTCTTTTCCCGTGATTGTCGTTACCGGGCTTTCTGGTGCGGGCAAGAGCACGGCTCTCAACGTCTTCGAAGATCTCGGTTTCTTCTGCGTGGACGGGCTTCCCGCAGGCATGCTTCCGAAGATGGTCGAACTTTTTCGCGGCATGGATAAGGACCATCGCGGTCTTGCCCTGGGCATGGACCTCCGACAGGTGGATTTCGTGGAAGAATGGGAACGCGCCTCCACCGAACTGGCCGCCATGGGCGTCAAGGTGCAGGTCGTGTTTTTGGAGACGCGCCAGGACAAGCTGCTCACCCGCTACGCCACCACGCGTCGGCTGCATCCGTTGGAAAGCAATTCCCTCGGCCTGGAACAGGCCCTGGAAAAGGAGCGCCAACTCCTGGGGCCGATCCGGACATCCGCCGATCTCGTCATCGACACCACGGGCTACTCCATCCACGATTTGCGGCGGATCATCCAGGAAAAATGGACGGCACTCGAAGACCCCGGTTCCAGCATGCGCGTCCACCTCTTGACGTTCGGATTCAAATACGGCGTGCCCATCGATGCGGATCTTGTTTTTGATCTCCGTTTCTTGCCAAATCCATATTTCGATGAGAAACTGCGGCCTCTTTCCGGAAAGGATCCCGAAATATCCGAATATGTGCTGGAAAGTGAAATAGGACGTTCCTTCAAGGAGCGTTTCGTCAATTTTCTTTGTTATCTCCTGCCGCTTTTTGCGCAGGAGGGGCGGTACAGGGTCACTGTGGCCCTGGGCTGCACGGGCGGGAGGCACCGTTCGGTCGCCACCGGGGAGATGCTCAACCGGGTGCTTAGAAAAGCGGGCTACGCCGTGACTCTTGAGCATCGCCACTACGAACTCGGATAG
- a CDS encoding PTS sugar transporter subunit IIB, whose product MNWVRVDNRLVHGQVVETWLPYTGATTIIVANDKVAEDMLTQQIMSLAIPQTMNASFVPVRDLLHLQKTSMWTSSQSSTLVLFSNCEDARKAYEIGFSFSAINIGNIHYAPGKRQLSPSVAVNEQEEACLRFFLDSKVRLDFRCVPNDPVQVRFG is encoded by the coding sequence ATGAACTGGGTGCGGGTGGACAATCGCCTCGTCCACGGACAGGTCGTGGAGACGTGGTTGCCCTACACAGGGGCCACGACCATCATCGTCGCCAACGATAAGGTCGCCGAAGACATGTTGACCCAGCAGATCATGTCCCTGGCCATCCCGCAGACCATGAACGCCTCCTTCGTCCCCGTGCGCGATCTCCTGCATCTCCAGAAAACATCCATGTGGACGTCCAGCCAAAGCTCGACTCTGGTGCTCTTTTCCAATTGCGAAGATGCCCGGAAGGCCTATGAGATCGGGTTTTCCTTTTCCGCGATCAACATCGGAAACATTCATTACGCTCCAGGAAAAAGACAGCTGTCCCCGAGCGTCGCCGTCAATGAGCAGGAAGAGGCGTGCCTGCGCTTCTTTCTCGACAGCAAGGTCCGACTGGACTTTCGCTGCGTCCCCAACGACCCGGTGCAAGTGAGGTTCGGATGA